In one window of Euzebyales bacterium DNA:
- a CDS encoding LiaF domain-containing protein: MSTAPAPVPIPDRQEPAWGRLLWGVVLVGAGVLWLLDAADVVDVTFPRMIALALIGVGIVTPFVPVREHGGVIGLGIVLVVLALITVVAGPAADVTVFRSGAGNVTLAPASASQVRETYEHGAGNVTVDLRDITFPVGTTATAVRLGAGELTIRVPDDVSVQVDASAGMGEVVVDEQERAGVAPSFSGELAGTSSSRVLSLDVSVGVGRIEVTR; encoded by the coding sequence GTGAGCACCGCTCCCGCACCGGTCCCGATCCCAGATCGGCAGGAACCAGCATGGGGCCGGCTGCTGTGGGGTGTCGTACTGGTCGGCGCCGGCGTGCTCTGGCTGTTGGACGCCGCCGACGTCGTGGACGTCACCTTCCCGCGCATGATCGCCCTGGCCCTGATCGGTGTCGGGATCGTCACCCCGTTCGTCCCGGTGCGTGAGCACGGAGGCGTCATCGGGCTCGGCATCGTGCTGGTGGTGCTCGCGCTGATCACCGTGGTGGCCGGTCCGGCCGCCGATGTCACGGTGTTCCGCAGCGGCGCCGGCAACGTGACCCTCGCACCCGCGTCGGCCAGCCAGGTGCGCGAGACCTACGAACACGGTGCCGGAAACGTCACCGTCGACCTGCGCGACATCACGTTCCCCGTCGGCACGACGGCGACGGCCGTACGCCTCGGAGCCGGTGAGCTGACCATCCGGGTGCCCGACGACGTCTCGGTGCAGGTCGACGCCAGCGCCGGCATGGGCGAGGTCGTCGTCGACGAGCAGGAGCGGGCGGGTGTCGCGCCGTCGTTCAGCGGGGAGCTCGCCGGGACGTCGTCGTCGCGGGTGCTCAGCCTCGACGTCTCCGTCGGTGTCGGACGCATCGAGGTGACACGATGA
- a CDS encoding YihY/virulence factor BrkB family protein — protein sequence MERIQQLLRAVDRFQQRHGVPAFVVGVVKKFGDDQGGKHAALLAYYGFVSLFPLLLVLGTTMAYVVENDPDLQQRVIDAVVAQFPVVGLQLRGSIGTIRGSGLGLLIGVLGTLWGGLGITQTAQDAMNAVWNVPRRDRPNFWLRLVRSGGVLLLAAAALFGATWLAGHGAVVPGVLGSLVSLLGSLLVNMVIVAALFRLLTAVDVSWLRLAPGAAVAAVAWSMVQALGVLIVTQQVARANLLYGVFAVVLVLLSWMLLTGRILIYAAEINVVLARRLWPRSLLQPPLTAQDMRALTALARTEQLRPEQHVEVTFRSGPDETDDPRPPG from the coding sequence ATGGAGCGGATCCAGCAGCTGTTGCGAGCGGTCGACCGGTTCCAACAACGGCACGGCGTGCCGGCGTTCGTGGTCGGGGTCGTCAAGAAGTTCGGTGACGACCAGGGCGGCAAGCACGCCGCGCTGCTGGCCTACTACGGCTTCGTCTCGCTGTTCCCACTCCTGCTGGTGCTCGGGACCACGATGGCGTACGTCGTGGAGAACGACCCGGATCTGCAGCAGCGTGTGATCGACGCGGTGGTGGCGCAGTTCCCGGTGGTGGGCCTGCAGTTGCGGGGCAGCATCGGGACCATCCGGGGGTCGGGGCTCGGGCTGCTGATCGGGGTGCTCGGCACGCTCTGGGGCGGTCTGGGCATCACCCAGACCGCGCAGGACGCGATGAACGCGGTGTGGAACGTGCCGAGGAGGGATCGTCCCAATTTCTGGTTGCGGCTGGTGCGCAGCGGTGGCGTCCTGCTGTTGGCAGCCGCGGCGCTGTTCGGCGCGACGTGGCTCGCGGGCCACGGCGCCGTCGTGCCCGGTGTGCTGGGCTCGTTGGTCTCGCTGTTGGGTTCGCTGCTGGTCAACATGGTGATCGTGGCGGCACTGTTCAGGCTGCTGACCGCGGTTGACGTGTCCTGGCTGCGTCTCGCGCCCGGTGCTGCCGTCGCGGCGGTCGCGTGGAGCATGGTCCAGGCCCTGGGCGTCCTGATCGTGACGCAGCAGGTGGCGCGGGCGAACCTGCTGTACGGGGTCTTCGCCGTCGTCCTCGTCCTGTTGTCATGGATGCTGCTGACGGGCCGGATCCTGATCTACGCCGCCGAGATCAACGTCGTCCTCGCGCGGCGTCTGTGGCCCCGGAGCCTCCTGCAGCCGCCGCTCACGGCGCAGGACATGCGCGCGCTCACCGCTCTCGCACGGACGGAGCAGCTGCGACCGGAGCAGCACGTCGAGGTGACGTTCAGGTCGGGGCCCGACGAGACCGACGACCCTCGACCGCCGGGCTGA
- a CDS encoding carboxymuconolactone decarboxylase family protein: protein MTATNEHRTSHGTDAHQYLRDLREPTKRLRRQIPDAFKGFLDTSQATMTDGALSAKHKELIALALAVSEHCEGCIAYHARGAARRGASEAEVAETLSVTILLGGGPAASDYAPRALEAFREFANAD from the coding sequence ATGACCGCCACGAACGAGCACCGTACGAGCCACGGCACAGACGCGCATCAGTATCTGCGGGATCTGCGCGAACCGACCAAGCGGTTGCGCCGGCAGATTCCAGACGCGTTCAAGGGGTTCCTCGACACCTCGCAGGCCACGATGACAGATGGCGCGCTGTCAGCGAAGCACAAGGAGCTCATCGCCCTGGCGCTCGCTGTGTCCGAGCACTGCGAGGGATGCATCGCCTACCACGCGCGCGGCGCCGCACGGCGGGGCGCCAGCGAGGCGGAGGTCGCCGAGACCCTGAGCGTCACCATCCTCCTGGGCGGTGGCCCAGCGGCCAGCGACTACGCCCCGCGAGCGCTCGAGGCGTTCCGCGAGTTTGCGAACGCCGACTGA
- a CDS encoding FAD-binding monooxygenase — protein sequence MQFHLNGFRSGDPAVAEASAPDDGAGRPDGLPDEVDVLIVGCGPAGLTLAAQLAQFGSIRTRIVEQKPGRLLVGQADGIACRTLEMFGAYGFSERVLREAYWVNETVFWKPDERDPTRIARSSRIQDVEDGLSEFPHVILNQARVHDFFLDVMRNAPTRLAPDYSRRLLDLAIGPTSSVGDGASDAGEGGYAATATLERRDPQHEGEVETVRARYVVGCDGARSTVRRALGLALHGDSANQAWGVMDVLAVTDFPDIRLKSVIHSANEGNVLIIPREGGYLVRLYIELDELKEDERVANRNITADHLIAAAQRILHPYTLEVHEIAWWSVYEIGQRLCDRFDDVPADEIDTRLPHVFITGDACHTHSPKAGQGMNVSMRDSFNLGWKLASVILGRCSPQLLHTYSAERQTVARELIEFDREFAAMFSARPKTSVDDDGDGVDPAEFQRYFVQQGRFTAGTAIRYHPSIISAELTYQHLAAGFEIGMRFHSAPVIRLADARPVHLGHTVEADGRWRVFAFAGAADPDDPSSAIQRLCAYLGGAPDSPVGRYTPPGADSDAVIDVRAVFQQDHRELAVAAVPTFLRPRKGRYGLIDYQKVFCADLRRCTDPVVRSDTDIYDRRGIDRDHGCVVVVRPDQHVAHVLPLDAHAELAAFFDGFMIPAR from the coding sequence ATGCAGTTCCATCTGAACGGGTTCAGGTCCGGCGATCCGGCGGTCGCGGAAGCATCGGCGCCCGATGATGGGGCGGGACGGCCCGACGGCCTCCCCGACGAGGTGGACGTCCTGATCGTCGGCTGTGGTCCCGCGGGACTGACACTGGCCGCGCAGCTCGCGCAGTTCGGGTCGATCAGGACGCGGATCGTCGAGCAGAAGCCGGGGCGACTGCTGGTGGGTCAGGCCGACGGCATCGCCTGTCGTACGCTGGAGATGTTCGGCGCCTACGGCTTCAGCGAGCGGGTGCTCAGGGAGGCCTACTGGGTCAACGAGACCGTGTTCTGGAAGCCGGACGAGCGGGATCCGACCCGGATCGCGCGGAGCAGCAGGATCCAGGACGTCGAGGACGGCTTGTCGGAGTTCCCGCACGTCATCCTCAACCAGGCACGGGTGCACGACTTCTTCCTCGACGTCATGCGCAACGCGCCGACCCGGCTTGCACCCGACTACTCGCGGCGTCTGCTCGACCTTGCGATCGGGCCCACGTCATCCGTCGGGGACGGCGCATCAGATGCGGGGGAGGGCGGATACGCGGCGACCGCCACGCTCGAGCGCCGTGACCCTCAACATGAAGGGGAGGTCGAGACCGTTCGGGCGCGCTACGTGGTCGGATGCGACGGCGCGCGGAGCACTGTGCGCAGGGCCCTCGGCCTGGCCCTCCACGGCGACTCGGCCAACCAGGCGTGGGGCGTGATGGACGTGCTCGCAGTGACCGACTTCCCCGACATCCGGCTCAAGAGCGTCATCCACTCGGCGAACGAGGGCAACGTCCTGATCATCCCGCGGGAAGGTGGCTATCTGGTCCGCCTCTACATCGAGCTCGACGAGCTCAAGGAGGACGAGCGGGTCGCGAACCGCAACATCACCGCCGACCACCTCATCGCCGCAGCGCAGCGGATCCTGCACCCCTACACGCTGGAGGTGCACGAGATCGCCTGGTGGTCGGTCTATGAGATCGGCCAACGGCTCTGCGACCGGTTCGATGACGTCCCGGCCGATGAGATCGACACCCGGCTGCCACACGTCTTCATCACGGGGGACGCCTGCCACACCCACAGCCCGAAGGCCGGCCAGGGCATGAACGTGTCGATGCGCGACAGCTTCAACCTGGGGTGGAAGCTGGCGTCGGTCATCCTCGGGCGGTGCTCGCCACAGCTGCTGCACACGTACTCCGCGGAACGGCAGACCGTCGCGCGCGAGCTGATCGAGTTCGATCGGGAGTTCGCCGCGATGTTCAGCGCGCGGCCGAAGACCTCAGTCGATGACGATGGCGACGGCGTCGATCCGGCCGAGTTCCAGCGCTACTTCGTCCAGCAGGGCCGGTTCACCGCCGGGACGGCGATTCGCTATCACCCGTCGATCATCTCCGCGGAGCTGACGTACCAGCATCTGGCCGCGGGTTTCGAGATCGGCATGCGCTTCCACTCGGCGCCGGTCATCCGTCTCGCGGACGCCAGACCGGTCCACCTCGGTCACACCGTCGAGGCGGACGGCCGATGGCGCGTCTTCGCGTTCGCCGGCGCCGCCGATCCCGACGACCCGTCGTCGGCCATCCAGCGCCTGTGTGCGTACCTTGGCGGCGCACCCGACTCGCCTGTCGGGCGCTACACGCCACCGGGAGCGGACAGTGATGCGGTGATCGACGTCCGGGCTGTGTTCCAGCAGGACCATCGCGAGCTCGCCGTCGCGGCGGTGCCCACCTTTCTCCGGCCCCGCAAGGGTCGGTACGGGCTCATTGACTACCAGAAGGTGTTCTGCGCCGACCTGCGCAGGTGCACCGACCCCGTGGTGCGGAGCGACACAGACATCTACGACCGGCGCGGCATCGACCGCGACCATGGCTGCGTGGTCGTCGTCCGCCCGGACCAGCACGTCGCGCACGTCCTGCCACTCGACGCCCACGCCGAGCTGGCTGCCTTCTTCGATGGCTTCATGATCCCGGCACGCTGA
- a CDS encoding DUF2652 domain-containing protein, whose translation MTTMTDGSTQPVLLLLADISGYTQFMIEHDAALRHSQTIIGELLESLIRQIDVPLRLSAVEGDALFLYAVKSGDADIWRRRGASLVDRVRGLFRTFAQRLVEIGAYSVCNCNACRVVGDLKLKIVAHSGEALFTQVGQRPTLSGPDVITLHRLAKNSVREKQYFLMTESAYRDLGAPGGDRVIEGTEVLDTGTFTTYTVVPEVTVRDDPAFIRSRFSDDNAAVQILRDEVTREYTAVARDPDRGYHFNTGRTALSTNGYDEAWLDGLPDDVIASFAGTGNPFAMGMPTEGEYVVDIGSGAGLDTLIAARAVGPAGHVIGVEMTEAMLDKARAGATTAGFDTVEFRAGFSESLPISDGWADLVVSNGSVNLSPNKSLVFEEIFRVLRPGGRLQIADITVEREIPEDAKRDIDLWTG comes from the coding sequence ATGACGACGATGACCGATGGCTCGACGCAGCCGGTGCTGCTGCTGTTGGCCGACATCAGCGGCTACACGCAGTTCATGATCGAGCACGACGCGGCGCTGCGGCACAGCCAGACAATCATCGGCGAGCTGCTGGAGAGCCTGATCCGGCAGATCGACGTGCCGCTGCGGCTCTCGGCGGTCGAGGGTGACGCGCTGTTCCTGTACGCGGTCAAGAGCGGCGACGCCGATATCTGGCGCCGGCGCGGCGCCAGCCTCGTGGACCGTGTGCGCGGACTGTTCCGCACGTTCGCGCAACGGCTCGTGGAGATCGGCGCCTACTCGGTCTGCAACTGCAACGCCTGCCGCGTCGTCGGCGACCTCAAGCTGAAGATCGTCGCACACTCCGGCGAGGCGCTGTTCACACAGGTCGGCCAGCGCCCCACGCTGTCGGGTCCGGACGTGATCACGCTGCACCGGCTGGCGAAGAACTCGGTCCGCGAGAAGCAGTACTTCCTCATGACCGAGTCGGCCTACCGCGATCTGGGAGCGCCCGGCGGGGACCGCGTGATCGAAGGTACCGAGGTGCTCGACACGGGCACGTTCACGACGTACACGGTGGTGCCCGAAGTCACGGTGCGCGACGACCCGGCGTTCATCCGGTCACGGTTCTCCGACGACAACGCCGCGGTGCAGATCCTCCGCGACGAGGTCACCCGTGAGTACACCGCCGTCGCCCGCGACCCCGATCGCGGCTATCACTTCAACACCGGCCGGACGGCGCTGTCGACCAACGGCTACGACGAGGCGTGGCTGGACGGACTACCCGACGACGTGATCGCGTCGTTCGCCGGGACGGGCAACCCGTTCGCGATGGGCATGCCCACGGAGGGTGAGTACGTGGTCGACATCGGCTCGGGCGCGGGTCTCGACACGCTGATCGCGGCACGGGCGGTGGGTCCGGCCGGCCATGTCATCGGCGTCGAGATGACCGAGGCGATGCTCGACAAGGCGCGCGCCGGCGCCACGACGGCCGGGTTCGACACGGTCGAGTTCCGCGCGGGCTTCTCGGAGTCGCTGCCGATCTCCGACGGCTGGGCCGACCTGGTGGTCTCCAACGGGTCGGTGAACCTGTCGCCGAACAAGTCGCTGGTGTTCGAGGAGATCTTCCGGGTGCTGCGGCCCGGTGGACGGCTGCAGATCGCCGACATCACCGTCGAGCGGGAGATCCCGGAGGACGCCAAGCGCGACATCGATCTGTGGACCGGGTGA